A window of the Streptomyces sp. NBC_01351 genome harbors these coding sequences:
- a CDS encoding ABC transporter permease subunit, which translates to MTDTQVRPEPVDRSRFGDLLAAEWIKMRSLRSTYWVLVLSAVVAIAINVNTVYADLPYIDQPPPPGHDMPPFTYDPLHRGLNDIAATLMALAAAAFGAITVFGEYTTGMIRTTLAAVPDRRAVVMAKVVLVAGITLLLGATVSVTSFFATNALLAPRPVGLSIQDPGCLRAVAAYALVVPVCALVGLAFGAVLRHATASIVGVVGLLFIVPMLFGGDRYRFLREIGNHLPMAARSRLGLNPESMTTLGAHPGTIAGSWIALAAWALVSVAVAVTVVRRRDV; encoded by the coding sequence ATGACGGACACTCAGGTCAGGCCCGAACCGGTGGACCGGTCCCGGTTCGGCGACCTGCTCGCCGCCGAGTGGATCAAGATGCGTTCGCTCAGGTCGACGTACTGGGTGCTCGTCCTCAGCGCCGTCGTCGCCATCGCGATCAATGTGAACACCGTCTACGCGGACCTGCCGTACATCGATCAGCCGCCGCCCCCGGGGCACGACATGCCGCCCTTCACGTACGACCCGCTCCACCGCGGTCTGAACGACATCGCCGCCACCCTCATGGCGCTGGCCGCGGCCGCGTTCGGCGCCATCACGGTCTTCGGCGAGTACACCACCGGAATGATCCGCACCACGCTCGCCGCCGTTCCCGACCGGCGGGCGGTGGTCATGGCCAAGGTGGTGCTCGTCGCGGGGATCACTCTCCTCCTCGGTGCGACCGTCTCGGTCACCTCCTTCTTCGCCACCAACGCGCTGCTGGCCCCCCGCCCCGTCGGGCTCTCGATCCAGGACCCGGGCTGCCTGCGGGCCGTCGCCGCGTACGCGCTGGTCGTCCCGGTCTGCGCGCTCGTCGGGCTGGCGTTCGGCGCCGTACTGCGCCATGCCACGGCCTCGATCGTCGGCGTGGTGGGGCTGCTCTTCATCGTGCCCATGCTCTTCGGCGGCGACCGGTACCGCTTCCTGAGGGAGATCGGCAACCACCTGCCGATGGCCGCGCGCTCCCGGCTGGGGCTGAACCCCGAATCCATGACGACCCTGGGCGCCCATCCGGGGACGATCGCGGGCTCCTGGATCGCGCTGGCGGCCTGGGCGCTGGTCTCGGTGGCCGTCGCCGTGACCGTCGTACGGCGCCGGGACGTGTAG
- a CDS encoding carbohydrate binding domain-containing protein — translation MRTPTRTRTRLACALGATLLGAAAVLTVPGSAFGADLLANGGFEAAGTPAGWSCSAGLGSVVGSPVHGGTRALAGAATASDNAKCTQSVSVRPNTTYTLSAWVRGSYVYLGVTGGPSTWTSSAGAYSRLTLTFTTGASQTTAEVYLNGWYGQGTYHADDVTLDGPGGGTDTQAPTVPTGLASTGKTSTSASLAWTASTDDVGVTAYDVYQGGALVTTATGTGVTVTGLSPATSYTFTVRARDLAGNTSATSAGVPVTTDNGTAPTGFKQAAPYLYLGWGNPPSATTVMNATGTKWFTMAFILSSGGCNPSWDGQRPLTGGVDQSTIASIRAAGGDIVPSVGGWQGNKLGPNCATPEALAGAYQQVIDAYGLKAIDVDIENTDEFENAVVQDRILGALKIVKQNNPGLKTILTFGTSTTGPTSWGNRLIDQAKALGADIDVFTIMPFDFGNASTDMYASTVSATEGLKAKLKSTFGWDDATAYAHIGISGMNGISDTQETTTVQNWTDIRDWANSHHIARLAFWSVNRDRGCPGGGLQETCSGIAQSDWQFTSLTAGFTG, via the coding sequence TTGCGTACCCCCACACGCACCCGCACCCGCCTCGCCTGCGCCCTGGGTGCCACCCTGCTCGGCGCGGCCGCGGTGCTGACGGTGCCCGGGTCGGCGTTCGGCGCCGATCTGCTCGCGAACGGCGGCTTCGAGGCGGCCGGCACCCCGGCCGGCTGGTCCTGTTCGGCGGGTCTGGGCTCCGTGGTGGGCTCACCCGTGCACGGCGGCACCAGGGCGCTGGCCGGCGCGGCCACCGCCTCCGACAACGCGAAGTGCACCCAGTCCGTCTCCGTACGCCCCAACACCACGTACACGCTCTCGGCCTGGGTCCGCGGCAGTTACGTGTACCTCGGAGTCACCGGCGGCCCCTCCACCTGGACGAGCTCGGCCGGCGCCTACTCCCGGCTCACCCTCACCTTCACCACGGGCGCCTCCCAGACCACGGCCGAGGTGTACCTCAACGGCTGGTACGGGCAGGGCACTTACCACGCCGACGACGTCACGCTCGACGGCCCCGGCGGCGGCACCGACACCCAGGCGCCCACCGTCCCCACCGGGCTCGCCTCCACCGGCAAGACCTCCACCAGCGCCTCGCTCGCCTGGACCGCATCCACCGACGACGTCGGCGTCACGGCCTACGACGTCTACCAGGGCGGCGCGTTGGTCACCACGGCCACCGGCACCGGCGTGACCGTCACCGGCCTGTCTCCCGCCACGAGTTACACGTTCACCGTCCGGGCCCGCGACCTCGCGGGCAACACCTCGGCCACCTCCGCCGGCGTGCCCGTCACCACCGACAACGGGACGGCACCCACCGGTTTCAAGCAGGCCGCGCCCTACCTCTACCTCGGCTGGGGCAACCCGCCGAGCGCGACCACCGTGATGAACGCGACCGGGACCAAGTGGTTCACGATGGCGTTCATCCTCTCCTCCGGCGGCTGCAACCCGTCCTGGGACGGCCAGCGGCCGCTGACCGGCGGCGTGGACCAGAGCACCATCGCCTCGATCCGTGCCGCGGGCGGCGACATCGTCCCCTCCGTCGGCGGCTGGCAGGGCAACAAGCTCGGCCCCAACTGCGCGACCCCCGAGGCCCTGGCCGGCGCCTACCAGCAGGTCATCGACGCCTACGGGCTCAAGGCCATCGACGTGGACATCGAGAACACCGACGAGTTCGAGAACGCCGTGGTCCAGGACCGCATCCTCGGCGCACTCAAGATCGTCAAGCAGAACAACCCCGGCCTGAAGACCATCCTGACCTTCGGCACCAGCACCACCGGCCCGACCTCGTGGGGCAACCGGCTGATCGACCAGGCGAAGGCGCTGGGAGCGGACATCGACGTCTTCACGATCATGCCGTTCGACTTCGGCAACGCCTCGACCGACATGTACGCGAGCACCGTCAGCGCGACCGAGGGCCTCAAGGCGAAGCTGAAGTCCACCTTCGGCTGGGACGACGCCACCGCCTACGCGCACATCGGCATCTCGGGCATGAACGGCATCAGCGACACCCAGGAGACCACGACCGTCCAGAACTGGACCGACATCCGCGACTGGGCCAACTCCCACCACATCGCCCGCCTCGCCTTCTGGTCCGTGAACCGCGACCGGGGCTGCCCCGGCGGCGGCCTGCAGGAGACCTGCTCCGGCATCGCGCAGAGCGACTGGCAGTTCACCTCGCTCACGGCCGGCTTCACCGGCTGA